The Prunus dulcis chromosome 3, ALMONDv2, whole genome shotgun sequence genome segment ATTATGATGATGACTTCACAGTCCAATAGCAAGTCTTTATTGTTGaccaaagaaaagagaaatcaaatcaaataaccAGTTTACATGCTTGACGTCACAGGGAGTGGCTAAGACCTGGTGAGGAAGAACTTGTTCAGAGGTTTGATCCATCGTCCCCGCTTGACACAATCGGGTTTTTCATAGCCAAGTTTGtggttggatcaaatgagGCTGACTTACAAAACTCTTCATCTTGACAAGATCAGAACTTCTCCCCATGAATACGACGTGTAGTCTAACTCAAATTCAGAACTTCTCCATCTGGAATATCATTCAAGGTGGTCTTTCATTTTAGGTTCAATATTTCATACACTAGAGAATACCAATGGATTAAGAATAAATCTTCTATAAGTTTCtgtattaaagaaaagttCTTGACAAGTATAAATGACAGTTTCCTACAATGATTGGATTCTTGATTCAGTGACCACTACATAACttttatgaatgaatgagTTGTATCGAATGCTACAAGGAAGCTGCGTGCATTAGTTGTCTTTTAAATTGAAGTTTGTGTGCGTTATCTACTTTGCTGATATGATGAATGATATTTTAAAGTGGGGTTTCTAGCACCGTATGGTGCAAGGCACCGCCTTTGTAAATTGGCTTAATGCGCACCTTAGCTATCATGAGAGTAATGTTATCCACAATGTTGGAGAAATTCCAAGGTCTAATCATGACATCGTGATGTGATGTGATGATACCAATTCATATGTCATAACATGGTGGACGATATAATTGATATGTCATGGTGCATGACACCGTCCTTGTAGCTTGGCTTAATGCACACCTTAGGTATCATCAGAGTAATGTTATCCACAAGATTGGATAAGGTCGGTTTAATCGTGATATCGTTACATAATGATACAAATTTTAATGTTATAACATGAATGGATGACATGATTGATATGTCATGAATTTAAggtataattttaatatataaatacatgtgctgtaatataattatattaataacATCACATGAATATGTGACTATCACACACAAAAATGTAAGTGAAATTGTGTCAGTACTTATTTAATTAAGATTGCAGTAAATTAAATATTCTAGTAACTGGCGacatgcatatattatattacatGCGCAGGTAGAGGTGGTCCATGGATCATGCTTCTTTTACATTTCTAATTACTCTTCCCTACACATCCATAAGCACACATTTTCCCTATAATCAAGTGTCTCCCCACAAGCAATTGTAAGTTATTTCATTGCAGGAGGCTCCAATATGAACACCATTATGCAACTGTGGAAAATCTCCAACGACACAACCAAAATCCACCATTCCCACCGTGTCATCTGCAAACCAAGCTTCCATTTCATATGATGATGGGTTTGTCTCCGCCATGTTTACATCTCCCCACTTTAAGTCAGAGGTGCAAATCTCATCATGCTGCTCCACTGAAACCTGCCCGTCTGTCATGCTATTAGCATCATCAACATCCCCTATTTTCCCATCCTTCTTCACCTCCTCCTCATTCTCCAACTCTTCAAGCAAGTCCCAGAGAAGGGCTCCATCAACTTCTGTGACCTCAAAGTCTTCAAATTCATCTTTACCAAGAACAAGCTGCATGCTTTCTGATACATCATCAGAGGCCATGTATGACAGAAAATAAAGCTGTTAAAAAAGTGCACAAAATGGAGAAACAATTTTCGAAGGAAAAGAAGTGGAGTTTTTTAAGAGAACTTGGGTAAAAACCTTGGAATACAATATTGATTTATATAGTGATAAGGTAGGGCCCAAGTAGGCATATCGATTGCCATGTCAACTTGTCAAGGGCACAGATTACTGGCATCATGGGACATCTTGAAAATTACATGTACCTAATATTGCTAGAATTGGGTGTACACATATGGGGGACCAAGAAAGATTTGAAAAAAGCCAAATAATGAACTAGGTTTTGGAAAACTCTACCATATAGGACATCACATATGGCTCCTAACAAGACACATATAATGCACAAAAACCATATCTTTGATGAAAACCCAATCTTCCAAGCCTAGAAGGAAAAAGACTACAATTTTATTGGTAATTTGGTGTGTACCTCTCATGCACTTTTACCAAATTCAGATGAACCATTGAGTGTGCTTTTTT includes the following:
- the LOC117621222 gene encoding uncharacterized protein LOC117621222, which codes for MASDDVSESMQLVLGKDEFEDFEVTEVDGALLWDLLEELENEEEVKKDGKIGDVDDANSMTDGQVSVEQHDEICTSDLKWGDVNMAETNPSSYEMEAWFADDTVGMVDFGCVVGDFPQLHNGVHIGASCNEITYNCLWGDT